The Granulicella arctica genome segment TGCAGTAGATGTTGTACCGCTCTTGGCCGCGCTTCAGAACCTCCATCGTGACCGGGAAGGGCATCGCATCGCCCTCTTTTCCGCCCGAGAAGCCAGTGTAGAAGTAACTGTCCTCATGGAGCTGGTTACGACCCACAGTGTTTTCAACCTGGGGGCGCACCGATCGGCCATCCGCAAAAAACGTCGTTCCCCGCTGCGGAATGAACTTCGGCTGGTCGTGCATATCCTGCCGGCACCCTGCCGTAAAGAGGAGCGCTACCGCCGCCGTTGCGCTCAGAGCGCGAGCGAGCATCCTGCGGTCGCTCCGGACGGGTGTCTCGTGTCGTCGCGTATTAATGATCCACCTCCACCACGGAGACCGTAGGGAACTGCTCGAGAAATGCCCGAGTCTCAGTCAGCGAAAACTTCGGGTCCGTCGCCTCGAGACACAGGAAGAATTTGTCGGTCGTCGCGCCATTCCGGAAGTTGGGAGCGTTGAAGACCGGATGATAGAGCTGCGGAAGACCGTTCAGAGAGATCATGCCGAATGCCGCCGAGAGGCCGGCGAACAGAATAGTCCACTCGTACGCCGGGATAATGAAAGCAGGCCAGGAGAACAGAGGGCGTCCTGCAATATTCAGCGGATACCCCCAGACATTGATCCAGGTCTCCATCAGAAATGCCGTCGTCACACCCATAATGCCGCCCAGCAGGCAGACCAGAGGCACGCGGTTCTTATGGAAGTGCAGCGCCTCGGCTGCCTCTTCGACTGGATAGGGCGTGTAGCATTCCATGCGCCGGTATCCTGCTTCACGAGCCTGCTGTGTGGCATGCACCAACTCGCTGGGAGTATTGAACTCCGCGATCAGACCGTATATTCCTTCGCGAGGCGGCATCAGACAGTCTCCTCAATCACAGTTTCAGAATCCCCGCCGCCCGGACGAACCTTCGTCTGCGGCAGCATCATCCGGACCTCGGACATCGGAATCATCGGAAGCAGACGAACAAACAGCAGGAATAGGAAGGTAAACATACCCATCGTGCCGACATAAATGATGTAATCCCACTTGGTCGCCCGGTATGTACCCCAGCTCGAAGGCAGGTAGTCACGATACAAACTGGTGACGACGATCACGAACCGCTCAAACCACATACCTGTATTAATGATGAACGACAGGATGAACAGGTAGGTCACATTGACCCGCAGCTTGCGTGACCACAGAGTCGTCAGAGGAATCGCAAGATTCGTCCCGATCAGGATCCAGTATGCCCAGCCCATCGGCCCAAACATACGGTTCCACATCATGAAGAACTCCCAATGGCTGGCCGAGAACCAGGACATAAAGACTTCCATGCCATAGCCGTAACCGACAATCGAGCCAGTCGCCAACATAACCTTGGCCATATTGTCCATGTGGCGCAACGTTACGAAGTCTTCAAGGTGGTAGAACTTGCGGATCGGCACAGCCAGCGTGATGACCATCGCAAAACCGGAGTACACCGCGCCCGCCACGAAGTAAGGCGGGAAGATCGTAGTATGCCAACCCGCCATAGCCGCCACAGCGAAGTCGAAGCTGATGACCGTATGCACCGAGAGCACCAGCGGCGTCGAAAGTCCCGCCAACAGCAGCGATGCCGTCTCATACCGAATCCAGTGCCGCGTCGATCCGCGCCAACCCAGCGACAGCAGACCATAAGCCCACTTCGCAAAGGGCAGTGTCGCCCGGTCGCGCAGCGTCCCGAAGTCGGGAATCATGCCGATGTACCAGAAGACCACCGAGATCGTCGCATACGTCGATACCGCAAACACGTCCCATGCCAACGGGCTGCGGAACTGCGGCCAGACGTTCATCGTGTTTGGGTAGGGGAATAGCCAGTACGCTACCCAGGGGCGACCCACGTGAATCAGCGGGAAGATACCCGCGCAACACACGGCGAAGATCGTCATCGCCTCAGCGAATCGATTGATCGAGTTACGCCACGTCTGCTTGAACAACAGCAGAATGGCCGAGATCAGCGTACCCGCATGGCCAATACCAATCCACCACACGAAGTTGATGATGGCAAAACCCCAGGCTCCAGGAATCGTTACGCCCCAGATTCCAACGCCCTTCAGGAACAGCCATGTGATGCCGATCACCACACCCGTCGCAATGCCTCCGCCTACGATCAGGCCAAAGAACCAGCCCAACGGCGTATTCGACGTCAGCACAATGCCGGCGATCTTCTGTGTTACCGACTTGAAGTTGTGGCCCGGCGCGATGACCGCGTACTCTCCGGTACGCGGATCGATCATCGGGTCGACAACCGGGTCGTGAATGGGTCCTTTGGTCGCCATGTCTATGCCAGCTCCGGATTCGGGTTGATCACACCAGCCGTGTAGGAGGTGCGGGGGCGGAAGTTCAAGTCCGCCAACACCTGATAATCACGCTCTTTTGCCTTCTGCTTCGCGACGCGGCTCGCCGGGTCGTTGATGTTGCCGAAGGAGATTGCGCTCGTCGGGCAAGCTTGCTGGCACGCCGTCACAATATCTCCATCGCGAACCTCGCGGTTCTCCTTATCGGCCTCAATCTTCGCCGCCTCGATCCGCTGCACGCAGTAGCTGCACTTCTCCATCACGCCGCGCGAACGTACCGTGACGTCCGGATTGCGCATGAACTTCAGGCTCTCCGTGTCATAGTCCGAGTACATCAGGAAGTTGAAGCGCCGCACCTTGTAAATGCAGTTGTTCGAGCAGTACCGCGTTCCCACGCACCGGTTGTAGACCATCGTGTTCAGACCTTCCGGTGTGTGAACCGTCGCACCGACTGGGCAGACCTGTTCGCAGCCCGCATTCTCACAGTGCTGGCAACCCATCGGCTGGAAGTGCGCACGCGGTGCAGTCAGATCACCCTCAAAGTAAGTATCGATGCGCAGCCACTGCATGTTGCGTCCGACCTTCACCTGCTCACGCCCAACCACCGGAATATTATTCTCCGCGTAGCAGCTCACAATGCAGGCGTTGCAACCAGTGCAGCTATTCAGGTCGATCGCCATGCCCCAGGAGTTCTGGATCTTCAGCGAAGACGGGTCCTTCCGCTGATAGTTCCAAGCCTCAGGGAAGAAGGTCTCATCCTTGCCCGGGGTCTCGCCTTCCGGAGAGTAGCCAACCTTATTGACCAGAGCACCGGGTCCGCCCTCATGCGCAAAGTTCGGGTCTTTCTTTACCTCTTCAAGGGTCGCATAGCGAATGATGCCGCGCTCGGCAGCCTCATGGCCAGGGAGGGAGAACGTACCCTCCTTGTCCGAAAGCGGCTTTTCAAGATCATGCTGAGCAAAGGCACCGCGATGCTCGATCGAGTGAACCTTCGTGACGCACAGATCATAGGTTCCAGCGGACTTCTTCAGCTTCGCTCCACCAGACGACAAAGCCTGATCTGCCGTGCGCAGCACATACGAGTTGAACCCAACTCCAGCACCGACACGTCCCGCATCCGCGCTGCGGCCGAACCCCAGATGAACCGTCACGGCTCCATCCGGATGTCCCGGAACCATCAACACCGGCGCAATCACCGTACGGCCGTTCAGCTGAATCTCGATCGCCTGGTTCTCGTCTAAACCAAGCTTTTCCATGGTTCCCAGACCTAGCAAAGCAGCGTTGTCCCAGCTCAAGCTGGTTACCTGCTTCGGCAGCTCCTGGAGCCATCCCACATTCGCAAATCGTCCGTCATACAGCGACGGGTCAGGACGGAAGGAGATCTCAAGCGCATCCGGATCAGCAGCAACCACCGGCACCGCAGCCACACTCGCCTTCGAAGGAGTGCCGGCCTTCGCCGTAAATGCCGTGCCTTCTACCCAACCATCATGCAGAGCCTTGCGCCATGCGGTCGCGAAGTCGCCTTTCACATAGGTCTTCGCGTTCGCCTCGACCACGTCATAGGGCGAAGCTTGCGGATTGTCGAGCAGCGACTGGAAGACCTCGTGTGCACTTTTACCCGAGTACAGCGGCGCAATCATCGGTTGAATGATCGAGATCGTTCCGTCATACGTCCGCGCATCCGACCAGCTCTCAAGATAATGAGCCTTATTGATGTGCCAGTTCGACAGCACGCCCGTCTCATCTACATGCGAGCCAAGATGCACCGTCACCGGAACCTTGTTGAACGCTGCAACGAAGTTCAGATCGACCGGAGCAGAGTAGATCGGGTTCACGCCCAGCATCACCAGCCACTGAACCTTCCCCGCATTCATGTCCGCAACCAGCGACTTCAGGTCCGCAATCTGCTCGGACGGCAACGGATTCACTGTCTCGGTGTAGATCACCGTCTTGCCGATCGCGCCGATCGCCGCATTCAGCGCATACGCCGCCGCATGTACCGACGCCGGAGCCTGCTCACCCGGAATCACGACAGCCTTCCCGCCACTTTGCTTCAGATCCTTCAGTACAGCCGTCAAAAACTTCTGCTGAGCAGGATCGCTCAAAGTCGAATCGCTCGACAGTGCCGCCGCAAACGCCACAATATCGCTCGGCTTCAGTCCCAGCCGATGCTCCGCCTTGAAGCCCGTGACCGTCGGCATCGTCTCGACAACATACAGACGATTCGGTGTCTTGCCCTCTTCGTACCGATGCCGCTCCGCATAGGCTGCCGCCAGCGGAAGGAAGCCCGGGTGAGCAATGCCACCAAGGAAATCCGCATCGAGCGAGAGGATGACATCCGCCTCTTCCAGCTTGTACTGCGCATCCGTATAGCTGCCGAACGCCGCCTTCGACGCCGCACGCGAGGAGTCCTGGTTCACCGGCTCCCACTGCACCAGCTTCGCCTGCGGATACTTTTGCTGAACCTGCTTCCACTGCGCAGCCAATGTAGGCGAGGTAATCGTCTCGCTCAGGAAATAAACGCCCTGGCCGCCCATGGTCTTCTTTGCAGCTGCTGCAAATTCCTGCTGGAAACGGCCCCAGCTATCCGTCTGGCCGCGATAGAGAACATGCTGCGACCGATCCGGATCATACAGATCGAGCAGCGTTCCCTGCGTAAACGAATCCGACTTACCCTTCGAGACAGGATGGTCAGGATTACCGTCCACCTTGATCGGACGGAACGAGTCCGACTTCACTAGCACAGGAATCGCACCGGTCGGGAAGGGGTAAGCCGTCGCAAAGTACATCGGCTTGCCGAGAACCAGATCCTCCGGCTGCTTGATGTACGGGAAGATCGGCTCGTCCGGTTGCTTCGTACAACCAGCCAGACCGGCCAGCGCCAACGAAGCGCCCATCACCTTCATAAACCCACGGCGGCTGACAGAATCGACCCACTCGGTCGACTGGCGCGGAAACTCCTCCGCCATCAACTCATGAAACTGCGGATCGTCCGACAACTCGTCAAGATTCTTCCAGAACCGCCGGCCCGTCTTACCCTCCAGCTTGCTCTGCACCTGAGCGAGCGTCATCCTCGCCTTTGCGATCTGGGTGACCACAACGGGAGCCGCTGCGGCCTGTTCGTTCTTCTGCACCATTGCGTTTTCAGTTCCCATCTGTGCCGCCTGCTCTGAAGTCGTCTTCATCGGTGGCACACCTCGCAGCTCGAAAGCTCGTTAGCCGAGCGAATGTGATACTGCGCGGTCAGATATTTGCCCAGTTCGATCTGGCTCGTGAACTTCTGATAGCTCGCCGGAAGCATCAACCCTGTAGACGCCCCATCGCTGGCCGCCTGCAACTCACTATGGCCACTGACCGCGGAAGCCTGCAACATCGCAACCTCAGGATTGCTACCCTTCGGATCCTTCGTCGTGCAGTTCACAGCCTGCGCCGTCGGTCCGGATGCACCCGTCTGTGTGCACCATACCGGCTTGTCGCTCGAGGGACCAGCCCACGCCATATTGTAGATTTCGCTCGTTGGCCGGAGATTCACGGCAGGATTACGGTGGCAGTTCAGACACCATTCCATCTGCAACGTGTTCTGCTCATACATCAGCGGCATCTCATCCACGCGACCGTGACAGCTCGCACAGCCGATGCCCTTATTTACATGGATCTCATGGTTGAAATAAACATAGTCCGGAAGGTCATGCACCTTGATCCACTGGATCGACGCCCCCGTCGCCCAGCTCTCACGGACAGGCTCCAATAGCTGAGCATTCGTCCAGATTTGAGCATGACAATTGATACATGTCTTCGTCGGCGGAATACCCGCGTAGCTCGACTTCTCGACGGAGGTATGGCAGTACTGGCACTGCAAGCCGAGCCCCTCCACGTGATGCTTGTGGCTGAACGGGATTGGCTGGTCCGGCCGCTGACCCTGCCGCGTCACCCACGGGGAACGCTGCAATGAGTTCAGGGCTACGCCGAGCGCGATGACGAGCAGACCCGTCAAGACCAGGCTCATCCGAGCCAGCGCGTTCGAACTGCGGTCAAAAACTTGCGCCATGAGTGCGTTCCTGCTTCCTCTGCAATACCGGTAAAGGTTGAGAAGGTGCTTCCAAGGGTTATAAAGCGATTAACTTCCGCCGGACCAACACGATTCCGACGGGCGGAGCAATCGCGTCGTCCTTGCCCCTCATCAGACTTTCCTAAGAAACCCAGAGTATAGCAGTCGGAAAAACTTTCCAAGTTCGTGGCGGACGTCGAAATGGTTTTTTGCATCGCGCTAAACGATTATCGAAATGATCTCGAAGAGTAAACACAACATCTCGTAGATAACGCCTTTGATATCCACATCCCATCCACATGAAATAGGGACTTTTTTGGTCCTAAATGGCTGGAAATTCAATTTCATCCGTAGAAGCCTGTTGTGCGATATTCGAGAACTTTTGGGATGCCGAGCGACGTGCAACAACCTCCCGCAAGCTGCTACTGTCTAAGCCATGCCGCGACCACTTACCAGCCCCCGGGCTCCCCGTTACGACGCCGACCTCGCCCTCCAGACTCTCGCTCAGGCTGACCCGAAACTCGGCAAACTCATCGCCCGCGCCGGTCCCTTCACTCTCCGTGTCGCCAGCACCCAGTCCCCGTTTCAAGCATTGGTCGAAAGCATCGTCTACCAGCAGCTCCACGGCAAGGCCGCCGCCACCATCCACCGCCGCCTGCTCGAGAGCTTCCACCCCATCTGCGGCCTCGACAATCACCCCGACCCGCAGCACATTCTCGACTGCCCCAACGAGCAGCTCCGCGCCGCCGGCCTCTCCCACAACAAAGCTCTCGCTCTCAGAGACCTCGCCGCCAAAACCCTCGACGGCACCGTCCCCACCCTCCCCCGCATCCGCCGCATGTCCGACGAGGCCATCATCGAGCACCTCACCCAGGTCCGCGGCATCGGGAAATGGACCGTCGAGATGCTTCTCATGTTCCGTCTCGGCCGCCCCGACGTCCTCCCCGTCGACGACTACGGCGTCCGCAAAGGCTTCGCCCTCACCTTCGGCAAGCTCAAACCCACCGACAAAGTCACCCCCGCCGACCTCCCCAAACCCGCCGAAATGGAGAAGCGAGCCGCCCGCTGGCAGCCCTGGCGCTCTGTCGCAAGCTGGTATCTCTGGCGCGCCTGCGACCTCGCCGCAGGCAAGACGATGGTCCTGCCCGGCGCATGAACCGCCGCATCCTTTGTGCGACTTTGGCGGCATGTACCATCTGTACCGGCCTTGTCTGGAGGCTCGCCCCGCTCGGACTGCCGCCTTTTTTGTATAAGTACGGCGGCTCAATCCTATGGGCGGCAATGGTCTACTGGGTTTTAGGCATTCTCGCGCCACACATGCGATCCTTACCCCTCGCCATGATCGCCGTCACAGTCGCCTCCTGCGTCGAGCTTTTCCGCCTTATCCACAGCCCGGCACTCGATGCCTTCCGGCTCACCCTCACCGGCAAGCTGCTACTAGGGCGCGTCTTCTCCCTGCGCGATATCGCAGCCTACGGACTCGCAATCGCCGCAACAGCAATCGTCGATGCCTCTGTCATAAAACATAAACTGAGCGCCCTCAATCGATCGACTTCACGCTCCGTATGACCCAGTCCGTCCACGCTGCCTCATCGATCTCGCTCGCCGCCGCCCGCAGCACCATCGCCGTCTCCTCCACCTCGGAGCACGTCAGCGCATACCCGTTCAACTTCAAGAAGGTAACAACTGCTGCCAGAGCCACTCTCTTATTGCCATCCAAAAACGCATGGTTCTTCAGCAACCCCCATCCAAGCACCGCCGCGAGCCGCTCCACACCCGCATCAGGCTCGTAATGCGCCAGCTGCTCAGGGCGCGCAAGCGCCGACTCCAGCAGGCCGAGGTCGCGCAGACCATGGCTCCCACCATATCCTGCAATCAGGTCGGCGTGAATAGCACGTATCATGATGCTGTTTAGAAAACGCATCGTTATTTAGCCAGTTCACGATAGCTATTCCGATGCGCAGGCTCCGTCTCACGAAACGCCCGCAACGCCGCCGCAAACTCCGGATCGTGCGGATGGATCTGATAGACCCCGTCAATCTTCTCCACCTGCAACACCGAATTCTCCGTAACGCGCATCTCTTCCAGTAGCTGCTTCGGAAAGAGAACACCGTAACCATTGCCGATCTTGCGAATCTTCAGTTCCATATAGAAATTATAACTTGAGTTATAACAGGCCCGAGACCCCCTCGCCGACAACGTTTACTCTGGGAGTGTGATGCCACAGCCTGACCCCAAGCAGAAGTCCTCTCGCCGCCGTACCGCCGCAGCCGCCCCCTTTGCTGCCGCCGAGCCTGCGTCCCGTTACATCTGCATCCACGGTCACTTCTACCAGCCGCCCCGCGAGAACCCCTGGCTCGAAACCGTCGAGGTCCAGGACTCCGCTGCTCCCTATCACGACTGGAACGACCGCATCACCGCCGAGTGCTACGCCCCCAACGGTGCCTCCCGCATCACCAACGCGCAGAACGAGATCGTCCGCATCGTCAACAACTACGCCCGCATGAGCTTCAACTTCGGCCCCACCCTGCTCAGCTGGCTCAGCGACAACGCACCCCGCACCTACCGCATGATCCTCGACGCGGACAAGGCCAGCGCCCACCGCTACGGCGGTCACGGCTCCGCCATCGCCCAGGTCTACAACCACATCATCATGCCGCTCGCCACCGAGCGCGACGCCCTCACCCAGATCCGCTGGGGGATCGCCGACTTCGAGCACCGCTTCAACCGCAAACCCAAGGGCATGTGGCTCGCCGAGACCGCCGTCAACCGCGCCGTCCTCGACCTCATGGCCCGCGAAGGCATCGAGTTCACCATCCTCGCACCCAACCAGTGCGCCCGCGTCCGCAGACTCGCCGCCTGGGATGGCACCGAGAGACGCTCCACCGACGCACCCTCGAGCACCACCGAACCCCATCCGGAGCCACCCGCCGAGCAGCCCTGGAGCGAAACCCCCAACGCCTCCGTCGATCCCACCCAGCCCTATCGCATCCATCTCGACGAGGGCCGCAGCATCGCCGTCTTCTTCTACGACGGCCCCGGCTCCCGCGCTATCGCCTTCGAGGGCCTGCTCAACAGCGGCGTCACCTTCGGCCAGCGTCTCCTCAACGGCTTCCACACCAGCGCCGACCCCGGAGCCCCCCAACTCTCCCACGTCGCCACCGACGGCGAGAGCTACGGCCACCATCACAAGCACGGCGAGATGGCCCTCTCCTACGCCATGCACTGGATCGAGGAA includes the following:
- a CDS encoding TAT-variant-translocated molybdopterin oxidoreductase, coding for MKTTSEQAAQMGTENAMVQKNEQAAAAPVVVTQIAKARMTLAQVQSKLEGKTGRRFWKNLDELSDDPQFHELMAEEFPRQSTEWVDSVSRRGFMKVMGASLALAGLAGCTKQPDEPIFPYIKQPEDLVLGKPMYFATAYPFPTGAIPVLVKSDSFRPIKVDGNPDHPVSKGKSDSFTQGTLLDLYDPDRSQHVLYRGQTDSWGRFQQEFAAAAKKTMGGQGVYFLSETITSPTLAAQWKQVQQKYPQAKLVQWEPVNQDSSRAASKAAFGSYTDAQYKLEEADVILSLDADFLGGIAHPGFLPLAAAYAERHRYEEGKTPNRLYVVETMPTVTGFKAEHRLGLKPSDIVAFAAALSSDSTLSDPAQQKFLTAVLKDLKQSGGKAVVIPGEQAPASVHAAAYALNAAIGAIGKTVIYTETVNPLPSEQIADLKSLVADMNAGKVQWLVMLGVNPIYSAPVDLNFVAAFNKVPVTVHLGSHVDETGVLSNWHINKAHYLESWSDARTYDGTISIIQPMIAPLYSGKSAHEVFQSLLDNPQASPYDVVEANAKTYVKGDFATAWRKALHDGWVEGTAFTAKAGTPSKASVAAVPVVAADPDALEISFRPDPSLYDGRFANVGWLQELPKQVTSLSWDNAALLGLGTMEKLGLDENQAIEIQLNGRTVIAPVLMVPGHPDGAVTVHLGFGRSADAGRVGAGVGFNSYVLRTADQALSSGGAKLKKSAGTYDLCVTKVHSIEHRGAFAQHDLEKPLSDKEGTFSLPGHEAAERGIIRYATLEEVKKDPNFAHEGGPGALVNKVGYSPEGETPGKDETFFPEAWNYQRKDPSSLKIQNSWGMAIDLNSCTGCNACIVSCYAENNIPVVGREQVKVGRNMQWLRIDTYFEGDLTAPRAHFQPMGCQHCENAGCEQVCPVGATVHTPEGLNTMVYNRCVGTRYCSNNCIYKVRRFNFLMYSDYDTESLKFMRNPDVTVRSRGVMEKCSYCVQRIEAAKIEADKENREVRDGDIVTACQQACPTSAISFGNINDPASRVAKQKAKERDYQVLADLNFRPRTSYTAGVINPNPELA
- a CDS encoding cytochrome c3 family protein; amino-acid sequence: MAQVFDRSSNALARMSLVLTGLLVIALGVALNSLQRSPWVTRQGQRPDQPIPFSHKHHVEGLGLQCQYCHTSVEKSSYAGIPPTKTCINCHAQIWTNAQLLEPVRESWATGASIQWIKVHDLPDYVYFNHEIHVNKGIGCASCHGRVDEMPLMYEQNTLQMEWCLNCHRNPAVNLRPTSEIYNMAWAGPSSDKPVWCTQTGASGPTAQAVNCTTKDPKGSNPEVAMLQASAVSGHSELQAASDGASTGLMLPASYQKFTSQIELGKYLTAQYHIRSANELSSCEVCHR
- a CDS encoding DUF2809 domain-containing protein codes for the protein MNRRILCATLAACTICTGLVWRLAPLGLPPFLYKYGGSILWAAMVYWVLGILAPHMRSLPLAMIAVTVASCVELFRLIHSPALDAFRLTLTGKLLLGRVFSLRDIAAYGLAIAATAIVDASVIKHKLSALNRSTSRSV
- a CDS encoding type II toxin-antitoxin system death-on-curing family toxin, with the translated sequence MRFLNSIMIRAIHADLIAGYGGSHGLRDLGLLESALARPEQLAHYEPDAGVERLAAVLGWGLLKNHAFLDGNKRVALAAVVTFLKLNGYALTCSEVEETAMVLRAAASEIDEAAWTDWVIRSVKSID
- the nrfD gene encoding NrfD/PsrC family molybdoenzyme membrane anchor subunit: MATKGPIHDPVVDPMIDPRTGEYAVIAPGHNFKSVTQKIAGIVLTSNTPLGWFFGLIVGGGIATGVVIGITWLFLKGVGIWGVTIPGAWGFAIINFVWWIGIGHAGTLISAILLLFKQTWRNSINRFAEAMTIFAVCCAGIFPLIHVGRPWVAYWLFPYPNTMNVWPQFRSPLAWDVFAVSTYATISVVFWYIGMIPDFGTLRDRATLPFAKWAYGLLSLGWRGSTRHWIRYETASLLLAGLSTPLVLSVHTVISFDFAVAAMAGWHTTIFPPYFVAGAVYSGFAMVITLAVPIRKFYHLEDFVTLRHMDNMAKVMLATGSIVGYGYGMEVFMSWFSASHWEFFMMWNRMFGPMGWAYWILIGTNLAIPLTTLWSRKLRVNVTYLFILSFIINTGMWFERFVIVVTSLYRDYLPSSWGTYRATKWDYIIYVGTMGMFTFLFLLFVRLLPMIPMSEVRMMLPQTKVRPGGGDSETVIEETV
- a CDS encoding DUF3341 domain-containing protein, giving the protein MPPREGIYGLIAEFNTPSELVHATQQAREAGYRRMECYTPYPVEEAAEALHFHKNRVPLVCLLGGIMGVTTAFLMETWINVWGYPLNIAGRPLFSWPAFIIPAYEWTILFAGLSAAFGMISLNGLPQLYHPVFNAPNFRNGATTDKFFLCLEATDPKFSLTETRAFLEQFPTVSVVEVDH
- a CDS encoding DNA-3-methyladenine glycosylase family protein, whose protein sequence is MPRPLTSPRAPRYDADLALQTLAQADPKLGKLIARAGPFTLRVASTQSPFQALVESIVYQQLHGKAAATIHRRLLESFHPICGLDNHPDPQHILDCPNEQLRAAGLSHNKALALRDLAAKTLDGTVPTLPRIRRMSDEAIIEHLTQVRGIGKWTVEMLLMFRLGRPDVLPVDDYGVRKGFALTFGKLKPTDKVTPADLPKPAEMEKRAARWQPWRSVASWYLWRACDLAAGKTMVLPGA
- a CDS encoding AbrB/MazE/SpoVT family DNA-binding domain-containing protein; protein product: MELKIRKIGNGYGVLFPKQLLEEMRVTENSVLQVEKIDGVYQIHPHDPEFAAALRAFRETEPAHRNSYRELAK